Proteins encoded by one window of Nitrospira sp. MA-1:
- a CDS encoding DASS family sodium-coupled anion symporter produces the protein MSQSGPGSQTAIPTHQFGLFAGPLLAGLMFMLLPESLPDPARILATILTWVVVMWITEPIPLPITALLGCGLCVVAGLGTMQTVFSAFAHPIIFLFIGSFFISEALSVHGLDRRFGNWLLSRKCVGSNPIRIMMAMGLAVAGLSMWISNTAATAVMLPIALGVLRALRQGYPNMGTFDTGFLLCLAYGAGIGGVATLIGTAPNLIGVGLLAQQAHITISFDRWMLIGLPLACVMLLVMFTLLYWLHPPPSSSSFHEESPILKISAPLPWSRGEQYTFAVFVLAVMLWILPALLSIWFEGDHVVVQWVRAHLPKELVPIFASGLLFLLPLNFRQGKFTLTWKEAANIHWGTILLFGGGIAFGELMVETELAKAIGQGMVNMFGIQSIWGLTGVAILTALVLTELASNTAATSMIVPVLIAIAHTANFSPVPPVLGACMAASLAFVLPVSTPPNAIVYGTGRIPVLRMVQAGLLLDVIGGMLIWGTLRMLGPLFGID, from the coding sequence ATGAGCCAATCTGGTCCAGGTTCACAAACCGCCATTCCTACGCATCAATTTGGTCTTTTTGCCGGCCCCCTCCTTGCCGGGTTGATGTTTATGCTGCTTCCCGAATCATTGCCAGATCCTGCGAGAATTCTGGCAACAATTTTGACCTGGGTGGTGGTGATGTGGATTACCGAGCCTATTCCTCTGCCCATTACCGCTTTGCTGGGCTGTGGACTGTGTGTGGTTGCCGGATTGGGGACGATGCAAACTGTGTTTTCCGCCTTTGCTCACCCCATCATCTTCCTGTTTATCGGCAGTTTTTTTATTTCTGAGGCCCTATCCGTTCATGGGTTGGACCGCCGGTTTGGCAACTGGCTTTTGTCACGTAAGTGCGTGGGCTCTAACCCTATTCGTATCATGATGGCCATGGGTTTGGCAGTAGCCGGCTTGTCCATGTGGATTAGCAATACTGCGGCAACGGCGGTCATGTTACCCATTGCGCTCGGAGTGTTACGTGCACTTCGACAAGGTTATCCTAATATGGGGACCTTTGACACCGGGTTTTTGCTTTGCCTGGCTTATGGCGCTGGTATTGGGGGAGTGGCCACTCTTATTGGCACCGCGCCGAATTTAATCGGGGTGGGCTTATTAGCCCAGCAGGCCCATATTACCATTTCGTTTGACCGATGGATGCTGATTGGGTTGCCGTTGGCCTGTGTGATGCTGCTTGTGATGTTCACTCTTTTATATTGGTTGCATCCGCCCCCTTCTTCCTCGTCTTTTCACGAAGAATCTCCTATTCTCAAGATTTCGGCACCACTGCCTTGGTCACGTGGGGAGCAATATACATTTGCGGTCTTTGTGTTGGCGGTCATGTTGTGGATCCTCCCGGCCTTACTCTCAATATGGTTTGAAGGTGATCATGTGGTCGTGCAATGGGTTCGTGCTCATTTGCCGAAAGAGTTGGTGCCTATTTTTGCCTCCGGGCTTTTGTTTCTTCTGCCCTTGAATTTTCGACAGGGGAAATTCACCTTAACCTGGAAAGAAGCCGCCAATATTCATTGGGGAACCATCCTGTTATTCGGGGGAGGTATCGCCTTTGGCGAGTTGATGGTCGAAACTGAATTGGCGAAAGCGATCGGGCAGGGTATGGTGAATATGTTTGGCATTCAGTCGATCTGGGGTTTAACGGGTGTGGCTATTCTTACAGCCCTGGTTCTCACGGAACTTGCATCAAATACCGCAGCGACCAGCATGATTGTGCCGGTGCTCATCGCCATTGCCCACACGGCCAATTTTTCTCCTGTCCCTCCAGTGCTGGGTGCCTGTATGGCTGCAAGCCTGGCATTTGTGCTGCCTGTTTCTACCCCCCCGAATGCCATTGTCTATGGAACGGGCAGGATTCCGGTTCTCCGAATGGTGCAAGCGGGATTGTTGTTGGATGTGATTGGAGGCATGTTGATTTGGGGTACATTACGTATGTTGGGTCCACTTTTTGGAATTGATTGA
- the rfaE2 gene encoding D-glycero-beta-D-manno-heptose 1-phosphate adenylyltransferase produces MHSKIHTLDSLLQRITVHQQAGEFIVFSNGCFDLLHIGHTRYLAEAKELGDRLVVGVNSDSSVRQLGKGTNRPIQSDAQRAEVIAALGCVDYVILFDEPDPLNLIKAIQPNVLVKGGDWNPERIVGKDFIEERGGFVRTIPLVSDVSTTAIIERILTTQGINPSS; encoded by the coding sequence ATGCACTCAAAAATTCATACCCTCGATAGTCTATTACAACGAATTACCGTTCATCAGCAGGCGGGAGAATTCATTGTCTTTTCGAATGGGTGTTTTGACTTGCTTCATATAGGACATACGCGATATCTGGCAGAAGCCAAGGAGTTGGGAGATCGATTAGTGGTCGGAGTGAATAGCGACAGTTCAGTTCGTCAACTGGGTAAGGGGACAAATCGACCAATCCAAAGCGATGCTCAGCGAGCAGAGGTCATTGCCGCATTAGGGTGCGTAGATTACGTGATACTGTTTGATGAGCCGGATCCCTTGAATCTCATTAAAGCGATCCAACCCAATGTCCTTGTGAAAGGTGGAGATTGGAATCCGGAACGAATAGTCGGAAAAGATTTTATTGAGGAACGGGGAGGATTTGTGAGAACAATTCCACTTGTCTCAGATGTTTCTACCACCGCGATTATTGAACGGATTCTCACCACGCAGGGAATAAACCCATCCTCCTAG
- the mfd gene encoding transcription-repair coupling factor — protein sequence MNIPFVFHHFANQLRTVVPAIPERTPPPCLLSTQQACLALAMTLFTLPEKKTAGIEGHTHLIITPTQEQAEELYEDLEFFFSFIRRDHETLALFPPWATIPYNPALPSHSVICQRVRSLHRLSRGESTVMVTSLPAILHKLLPPEVFAEACFSLKIGETCEREVLLRSLIRLGYERGSLAEVPGEFSVRGGIVDIFSTAQDHPVRVEFLGDTVESIRTFDPSTQESITHLKETWVLPTREFIPPDSSQPDSAIEHIQASIEWDLPRYYPKLVTLFDYIHTPVTVSFYRPVDLDAAAVQFWNALLETWEQLQPGPGCVAAHADPDQLYEMWETIKTYTSMCPTVWWDSVAPDTSTMPCVPVSLQAQSPSSVGVGIRGLPFKETLSKLDQLRADSEIFFVARSPGQVERLLSLLHDHGFPANKWEYPFPQPVPDVRAPFYCLEGDLSAGFLSPDGHIAFVTEEELFGKGIRHRPHTKSPTAKFFSSLEDLKEGDLVVHLQHGIGRYLGLRRLEVQGYTSDYLLLQFGGTDTLYVPLDRLNHIHRYRGAEQRSPRLDRLGGTAWGKTKAKIKKGIEDMTEELVELYANREVARRTAYQEDTLLVHEFEAGFEYEETPDQLRAIEEIGRDMESPKPMDRLVCGDVGYGKTEVAMRAAFKAIQANRQVAVLVPTTLLAQQHFENFSLRFAPFPVKIGILSRFQSANEIKATLKDVAAGVIDIVIGTHRVVQKDVVFKQLGLVIIDEEQWFGVRHKERLKQLRTQVDVLTLSATPIPRTLQMAFSGVRDLSVIETAPPGRLAVETQVLRFDPTVVREAITRELARGGQVYYVHNRVETMEQTGAWLQDLVPEARVLMAHGQMNEQLLERVMLRFFHQEADVLLASAIIQSGLDIPSANTILVDRADLFGLSQLYQLRGRVGRSGQQAFAYLFIPNEETLSTDAQKRMNAIQEFAELGSGFRIAAADLEIRGAGNLLGKQQSGNIAAVGLDLYLQMVEQAVQQLKGQEVEEEWEPTLQLDVSAFIPEDYVEDASQRLGLYKRLSGSERLGDLALLYGETLDRFGSPPTAMERLFEVMQIKVLAKALQLEYVEVRGGLMNVRFHERAKLPEQGIRALMDSWKDRLDCLSPRAYRLTLPEQDWASMYPRANTILQELYQSMAKEEVKR from the coding sequence ATGAACATCCCTTTCGTCTTCCATCATTTTGCAAACCAGCTGCGAACGGTCGTTCCAGCGATCCCGGAACGTACACCCCCGCCCTGTTTACTGAGCACACAACAGGCCTGCCTCGCCCTGGCCATGACCCTGTTCACCCTTCCGGAGAAAAAGACGGCCGGCATTGAGGGCCACACACACCTCATCATCACGCCAACGCAAGAACAAGCCGAAGAATTATATGAAGACCTGGAATTTTTCTTCTCGTTCATCAGGCGAGATCACGAGACACTGGCATTATTCCCACCATGGGCCACCATTCCCTATAATCCTGCACTGCCGTCCCACAGCGTCATCTGCCAGCGCGTTCGATCTCTCCACCGGTTGTCCCGGGGTGAGAGCACCGTCATGGTGACCTCACTACCCGCCATATTGCATAAACTGCTTCCCCCGGAGGTCTTCGCTGAAGCATGTTTTTCCCTCAAGATCGGCGAGACGTGCGAGCGTGAGGTGCTTCTTCGTTCATTAATCCGGTTAGGGTATGAACGTGGATCGTTGGCTGAAGTCCCCGGTGAATTCAGCGTACGTGGCGGTATCGTGGATATTTTCTCCACAGCTCAGGACCATCCCGTCCGTGTTGAATTTCTTGGGGATACGGTCGAATCCATCAGGACGTTTGATCCCTCAACTCAAGAATCCATCACCCATCTCAAAGAAACCTGGGTCCTACCCACTCGGGAGTTCATTCCTCCAGATTCCAGCCAACCGGATAGCGCTATCGAACACATTCAGGCAAGCATTGAATGGGATCTTCCCCGGTATTATCCCAAACTTGTCACATTGTTTGATTACATTCACACGCCCGTCACCGTCTCTTTCTACCGCCCGGTTGATCTGGATGCTGCGGCAGTGCAATTTTGGAATGCGTTACTCGAAACATGGGAACAGCTCCAGCCCGGCCCGGGGTGCGTCGCTGCCCATGCTGACCCCGATCAACTCTATGAGATGTGGGAGACCATTAAAACCTATACCAGCATGTGTCCGACGGTTTGGTGGGATAGCGTGGCTCCTGATACCAGCACCATGCCGTGTGTGCCTGTTTCCTTACAGGCTCAGTCTCCCAGTAGTGTCGGGGTAGGCATTCGCGGACTTCCCTTTAAGGAAACCCTTTCCAAACTGGACCAATTGCGAGCGGACTCCGAGATTTTTTTTGTCGCTCGCAGTCCAGGACAGGTGGAACGCCTGCTGTCCTTATTGCATGACCACGGCTTCCCAGCCAACAAGTGGGAATACCCCTTCCCTCAACCAGTCCCAGATGTTCGTGCCCCATTTTACTGTCTTGAAGGAGACCTCTCAGCAGGGTTCCTTTCACCTGATGGACATATCGCGTTCGTCACCGAGGAAGAATTATTTGGGAAAGGCATCCGGCACCGTCCCCACACCAAATCACCTACTGCCAAATTTTTCTCGTCGTTGGAGGATCTAAAAGAAGGCGATCTCGTCGTCCATCTCCAACATGGGATTGGCCGGTATCTGGGTTTGCGCCGTTTGGAGGTGCAGGGCTATACCAGTGATTATTTGCTGTTGCAATTCGGTGGAACCGACACCCTGTATGTTCCCCTGGACCGCCTGAACCACATCCACCGGTATCGGGGAGCGGAACAACGGTCTCCCAGATTGGATCGCCTGGGAGGTACGGCTTGGGGCAAAACCAAGGCGAAAATCAAAAAGGGCATCGAGGACATGACCGAGGAACTCGTTGAACTCTATGCCAACCGGGAAGTCGCCAGACGAACGGCGTATCAGGAGGACACTCTCCTGGTGCATGAATTTGAAGCTGGGTTTGAATATGAAGAAACGCCTGACCAACTTCGAGCCATTGAAGAAATAGGACGAGACATGGAATCCCCGAAACCCATGGACCGCCTGGTCTGTGGAGACGTGGGATACGGCAAAACAGAGGTCGCCATGCGTGCAGCCTTTAAGGCGATCCAGGCCAACCGGCAGGTGGCCGTCCTGGTTCCCACGACCTTACTGGCTCAACAACACTTTGAAAACTTCTCGTTACGGTTTGCCCCGTTCCCGGTCAAAATCGGTATTTTATCGCGGTTTCAATCAGCCAATGAGATCAAAGCGACATTGAAAGACGTGGCTGCCGGCGTGATCGACATTGTGATCGGGACGCATCGGGTCGTGCAAAAAGATGTCGTCTTTAAACAATTGGGCTTGGTGATTATCGATGAAGAACAATGGTTTGGCGTCCGCCATAAAGAACGTCTGAAACAACTCCGGACCCAGGTCGATGTGCTCACGCTTTCCGCGACCCCAATCCCTCGAACTCTGCAAATGGCTTTTTCAGGAGTGAGAGACTTATCCGTCATTGAGACCGCACCTCCAGGTCGTTTGGCGGTGGAAACACAGGTTCTCCGGTTTGATCCGACTGTGGTACGAGAGGCCATCACACGGGAACTCGCCCGGGGAGGGCAGGTGTACTACGTGCACAATCGGGTTGAAACCATGGAGCAAACCGGAGCCTGGTTACAAGATCTGGTTCCGGAAGCACGGGTATTGATGGCGCATGGCCAAATGAATGAACAATTGTTGGAACGTGTGATGTTACGATTTTTTCACCAGGAAGCCGATGTCCTGCTGGCCTCTGCCATCATTCAATCAGGATTGGATATTCCAAGCGCGAACACCATCCTGGTTGATCGGGCGGATTTATTCGGGCTTTCCCAACTGTATCAACTTCGCGGACGTGTGGGGCGAAGCGGGCAACAAGCTTTTGCCTATCTCTTCATTCCAAACGAGGAAACCCTGAGTACCGACGCACAAAAACGCATGAACGCCATTCAAGAATTTGCCGAACTTGGGTCCGGGTTCCGGATCGCGGCCGCTGACCTTGAAATCCGTGGAGCGGGAAATTTACTCGGGAAACAACAGTCCGGCAATATCGCCGCCGTCGGGTTGGACCTGTACTTACAAATGGTGGAGCAGGCTGTTCAGCAGCTTAAGGGCCAGGAAGTGGAGGAAGAATGGGAACCCACCCTTCAACTTGATGTCTCTGCCTTCATTCCCGAAGACTATGTGGAAGATGCCTCTCAGCGGCTTGGACTCTATAAACGCTTATCCGGGAGTGAACGGTTAGGGGATTTGGCCTTATTATATGGGGAGACGCTCGACCGGTTTGGATCGCCACCTACCGCCATGGAGCGCCTATTTGAGGTCATGCAAATCAAAGTATTAGCCAAGGCCCTTCAACTCGAGTACGTCGAAGTCCGTGGCGGACTCATGAACGTGCGCTTTCATGAACGGGCCAAACTTCCGGAACAGGGAATTCGTGCTTTGATGGACAGCTGGAAAGATCGTCTGGACTGTCTTTCTCCTCGTGCCTATCGCTTGACTCTTCCCGAACAGGATTGGGCCTCCATGTACCCCAGGGCTAATACGATATTACAAGAACTCTATCAGTCAATGGCCAAAGAGGAAGTGAAACGCTGA
- a CDS encoding peptidyl-prolyl cis-trans isomerase, which produces MKGVRECLKGCSSHTFLIWVVACLLFFPGVGLSLTDRIIAVVNKEVITWSDLDKEIRDEYKRLTAKYHGEELDRRYHQKQREVLNRLIDDRLQIQEAQARGVTVTQDEIDAALQRTPLPPTQTEEEFAHQMLLKKLYDFEVRRNVVVEEEEIKRFYDANPTLFLTSPHYRLKQCLIAGKEGFERERARKKAQTMYAAWTPNISLEDLATSHFEQVGELGWVRENELLAPLKQVVKELKPGHISAPIETLLGFHLVLVEEIQQPQPLPLEAVERDIRGLLTKQRSEEAYRNWLADIKQKAFIDVRLK; this is translated from the coding sequence ATGAAGGGCGTGCGCGAATGCCTGAAAGGCTGCTCTTCACACACATTTCTCATCTGGGTAGTGGCATGCCTTCTCTTCTTTCCCGGCGTAGGCCTGAGTCTGACCGACAGGATTATTGCGGTGGTGAATAAAGAGGTAATTACCTGGTCCGATCTGGATAAGGAAATACGGGACGAGTACAAGCGCTTGACCGCCAAATATCACGGAGAGGAACTGGACCGCCGATACCACCAAAAACAACGAGAAGTCCTAAATAGACTCATCGATGATCGGCTCCAAATTCAAGAAGCCCAAGCCAGGGGGGTCACCGTCACCCAGGACGAGATTGATGCCGCTTTACAGCGAACCCCTCTGCCACCTACCCAAACCGAAGAAGAATTCGCCCATCAAATGCTCCTGAAAAAACTCTATGACTTCGAGGTTCGCCGAAACGTCGTTGTCGAGGAGGAGGAAATTAAACGGTTCTATGACGCCAACCCAACTCTATTTCTCACATCCCCACACTACCGACTCAAGCAATGCCTGATAGCCGGAAAAGAAGGATTTGAACGCGAGCGAGCAAGAAAGAAAGCTCAAACCATGTATGCCGCATGGACTCCGAATATCTCGTTAGAGGACCTCGCTACCAGTCATTTCGAGCAAGTGGGTGAATTGGGATGGGTGCGGGAAAACGAGTTATTGGCCCCTCTGAAGCAGGTAGTCAAGGAACTGAAACCGGGACACATCTCGGCCCCCATTGAAACCCTCTTAGGATTTCACCTCGTCCTGGTGGAAGAAATTCAGCAACCCCAACCGCTCCCCCTTGAAGCCGTGGAACGAGATATCCGTGGATTGCTGACTAAACAGCGATCCGAGGAAGCGTATCGGAATTGGCTGGCCGATATAAAACAAAAAGCCTTCATCGATGTGAGGCTTAAATAG
- a CDS encoding argininosuccinate synthase has protein sequence MESKITYQKIASHEAKKGTFDKCVLLYSGGLDTSIMLKWIQEAYACSIVALTVDVGQLHEDLEAVKAKAIKLGAEEAVVIDAREEFAETLLSRAIKANADYQGGYPLSTPLARVTLSEIAVRVAKGRGIKVIAHGSTGKGNDQVRFENYITTLDATMKVIAPVREWSMGRDEQIDYAKQHDIPIKQTKEYLYSHDDNMWGSTNEGGDIEDPACIPDLRKFLQVCIPPEQAPDEPEIVEVGFNKGIPCSINGEELSLCRVIERANAVGARHGVGIVHLTEDRLVGLKVRGVYEAPGAEILIKAHFNLEKLVNTRDLNELKKFIDEKWAYTCYGAKWFDPSMDAIHAFQDSANQRVKGTVKVKLFKGKADVVAMKSPYSLFDANLATFNKDASFNQNASAGFIEIYNLAQKTYRRFDQV, from the coding sequence ATGGAATCAAAAATCACGTATCAGAAAATTGCATCTCACGAAGCCAAAAAGGGAACGTTTGATAAGTGTGTTTTACTGTACTCGGGAGGACTGGATACCTCCATTATGCTTAAATGGATTCAGGAAGCCTATGCCTGTTCCATTGTGGCACTGACAGTCGATGTAGGCCAATTACATGAGGATCTTGAAGCGGTCAAAGCGAAGGCGATCAAACTGGGTGCTGAGGAGGCGGTGGTCATTGACGCCAGGGAAGAATTTGCTGAAACACTGCTGTCTCGGGCCATTAAAGCCAATGCGGATTACCAGGGGGGATATCCTCTCTCGACTCCCCTAGCCCGGGTAACGCTTTCGGAAATTGCCGTTCGCGTGGCCAAGGGGCGGGGAATCAAAGTCATTGCTCACGGCTCAACGGGAAAGGGGAATGACCAGGTTCGCTTTGAAAATTACATCACGACATTGGATGCCACGATGAAAGTGATTGCTCCGGTTCGTGAATGGAGTATGGGCCGGGATGAACAGATTGATTATGCCAAACAACACGATATCCCCATTAAGCAAACTAAAGAGTACCTGTATTCGCATGATGACAATATGTGGGGCTCCACTAATGAGGGAGGGGATATTGAGGACCCGGCCTGCATTCCTGATTTACGAAAATTTCTGCAGGTGTGCATTCCCCCGGAACAGGCACCGGATGAACCGGAAATTGTCGAAGTTGGGTTCAACAAAGGAATCCCTTGTTCAATCAATGGTGAAGAGCTTTCCCTTTGCCGGGTCATTGAACGCGCCAATGCTGTAGGGGCAAGGCATGGGGTAGGCATTGTGCATTTAACGGAGGACCGTTTAGTCGGATTGAAGGTTCGTGGCGTCTATGAAGCTCCTGGAGCGGAAATCCTCATCAAAGCGCATTTTAATCTGGAAAAACTTGTCAATACCCGTGACTTAAACGAATTGAAAAAATTCATTGATGAAAAGTGGGCGTACACCTGTTATGGGGCCAAATGGTTTGATCCGTCAATGGATGCCATCCATGCTTTCCAGGATTCCGCCAACCAGCGTGTGAAGGGAACGGTGAAAGTAAAGCTGTTTAAAGGAAAAGCCGATGTGGTCGCGATGAAATCTCCCTATTCTTTATTTGATGCCAATTTGGCCACGTTTAATAAGGATGCGAGTTTCAACCAGAATGCGTCTGCAGGGTTTATTGAGATTTACAATCTGGCCCAAAAGACCTATCGGCGCTTTGACCAGGTGTAG
- a CDS encoding dicarboxylate/amino acid:cation symporter: protein MVSGAVAGGVLGALAPEVARHVEILGELWIRMLRMLVVPLIVASIIQGVGSLGDIRQLGKLGGVTVTYYLITSGMAIGLGMILVSLIKPGAGADIAAAMAPSGVEAAVNIGWLDLIKGIFSPNLFAAASQGELLPLVIFSLAFGAALTTVGENGTLVLKFFEGVFGAIMKLVHLVMWIGPIGVFGLVAGRLANAGGIDGIVALLVGLGLFTITVLLGLAIHAGIILGFILHFGGQRNPLTYVRALGAALTSAFATASSSATLPLTMEGVESAGVSSRSSRFVLPVGATVNMDGSALYEAVAAVFIAQAWGIELSGGALIVLFVVATVSAIGAAGIPEAGLVTMVVVFQAVGLPLEGLGLLLAIDWLIDRFRTAVNVWGDAVGAAVVDRYVTV, encoded by the coding sequence ATGGTGTCCGGTGCGGTGGCTGGTGGGGTGCTCGGAGCCCTGGCTCCAGAAGTCGCTCGCCATGTGGAAATTCTGGGTGAGCTCTGGATCCGGATGTTGCGGATGCTGGTGGTGCCCTTGATTGTGGCTTCGATAATCCAGGGCGTTGGATCCCTGGGTGATATTCGCCAGTTGGGAAAATTAGGAGGAGTGACGGTCACCTACTATTTAATTACTTCCGGTATGGCCATTGGGCTGGGAATGATCCTGGTCAGTCTCATTAAACCTGGAGCGGGAGCCGATATTGCCGCGGCGATGGCCCCTTCCGGAGTTGAGGCGGCGGTGAACATCGGATGGCTCGACCTCATAAAGGGAATCTTTTCCCCGAATTTATTCGCGGCAGCTTCGCAGGGTGAATTATTGCCATTGGTCATCTTTTCTTTGGCATTCGGGGCGGCCCTGACGACGGTCGGGGAAAATGGTACATTAGTGCTCAAGTTTTTCGAAGGGGTGTTTGGGGCGATCATGAAGCTGGTTCACCTTGTGATGTGGATCGGTCCCATTGGCGTGTTTGGCTTGGTGGCAGGGCGCTTAGCAAATGCCGGTGGAATTGACGGTATTGTCGCGCTGTTAGTTGGTTTAGGGTTATTCACAATCACCGTGCTACTGGGATTGGCCATCCATGCAGGAATTATTCTGGGGTTCATCTTGCATTTTGGAGGTCAACGGAATCCTTTGACATATGTGCGTGCTCTTGGCGCAGCTCTGACGAGTGCGTTTGCGACCGCGAGTTCGTCTGCGACCTTGCCTCTGACAATGGAGGGGGTCGAAAGTGCCGGGGTGAGCAGTCGATCAAGTCGGTTTGTTCTTCCAGTCGGTGCGACGGTCAATATGGATGGATCCGCGTTGTATGAAGCCGTAGCCGCAGTGTTTATCGCGCAAGCCTGGGGGATTGAATTAAGTGGAGGGGCGCTTATTGTCCTGTTTGTGGTGGCGACCGTGTCTGCCATTGGCGCTGCAGGGATTCCTGAAGCTGGGCTTGTAACGATGGTTGTGGTCTTTCAAGCTGTCGGGCTTCCACTCGAGGGGCTCGGACTCCTCTTGGCCATTGACTGGTTGATCGATCGGTTTCGAACCGCAGTGAATGTCTGGGGTGATGCGGTAGGTGCCGCCGTGGTCGATCGCTATGTCACCGTCTAG
- a CDS encoding ATP-grasp domain-containing protein, with translation MEKKAPVVKKARIGKRAPVALLGYSLETMEAAKEHNIPFVAVVPEGFDIALKEDGVDVVTWDFYVHNQNSDRLYEKLVERGVSHAVPLYEETVEWAGSLNTRLLKDPRAFQRALLFRDKAMMKRNAQMNGIRVGVFEEIRSREEALAFFDDINEARLRLQEEAPEPVHLKPLSAAGSVGHVFVRSRQDIISLPDDAFPCLAESHLAGQEFSVEAFIHKGKIEFMNITEYVHLGYSQIVPETPKLSKHRTKIRKAIEKLMKAFGIVNGMIHPEYFLDPEGELHFGEVAARVPGGHIFELIQRAHGFNPYAALLLCSDPNTSKTELDRFFPKEKDHKVFAANLMVYPRKASVHQLQFPKELEAHPYMDRHTMFEPVTAKVAERVGFGNHYGTVFLAGEDPEALRELVQRYEEYDFYE, from the coding sequence ATGGAAAAGAAAGCCCCAGTGGTCAAGAAAGCCCGGATAGGAAAGAGGGCCCCAGTGGCTCTGCTCGGCTATAGCTTGGAAACGATGGAAGCAGCAAAGGAACACAACATCCCCTTCGTCGCGGTGGTACCGGAGGGTTTTGATATCGCATTAAAAGAGGATGGGGTGGATGTGGTGACCTGGGACTTTTATGTGCACAATCAGAATTCCGACCGACTCTATGAAAAGTTGGTGGAGCGGGGGGTGAGTCATGCTGTTCCGCTGTATGAAGAAACGGTAGAATGGGCCGGGTCCCTCAACACCCGTCTGCTTAAAGATCCACGTGCCTTTCAACGGGCTCTGCTGTTCCGCGACAAGGCCATGATGAAGCGCAATGCGCAAATGAACGGCATTCGTGTCGGGGTTTTTGAAGAAATTCGCTCACGGGAAGAAGCACTCGCGTTTTTTGATGACATCAATGAGGCTAGACTTCGCTTGCAAGAGGAAGCGCCGGAACCGGTTCATCTGAAACCTCTCTCCGCGGCTGGGAGTGTGGGCCATGTGTTTGTTCGAAGTCGACAAGACATCATCTCCCTTCCCGACGATGCCTTTCCTTGTCTGGCCGAGAGCCATTTGGCCGGTCAGGAATTTTCGGTCGAAGCCTTTATCCATAAGGGAAAAATCGAATTTATGAATATTACCGAGTACGTGCATCTGGGCTATTCCCAGATCGTGCCGGAAACGCCGAAGCTCAGCAAACACCGGACAAAGATTCGTAAGGCGATTGAAAAACTTATGAAGGCATTTGGCATCGTTAATGGTATGATTCATCCGGAATATTTTTTGGATCCGGAGGGGGAGTTGCATTTTGGGGAGGTGGCGGCCCGTGTACCCGGCGGCCATATTTTTGAACTCATTCAGCGTGCCCATGGCTTTAATCCATATGCAGCTTTATTGTTATGCTCTGATCCCAATACCTCCAAAACAGAATTGGACCGGTTTTTCCCAAAAGAAAAAGACCATAAAGTTTTTGCAGCTAATTTAATGGTGTATCCTCGAAAAGCCAGCGTCCATCAACTACAATTTCCAAAAGAATTGGAAGCCCATCCCTATATGGACCGGCATACCATGTTTGAACCTGTCACCGCCAAAGTGGCAGAGCGTGTGGGTTTCGGTAATCATTATGGCACCGTCTTTCTGGCGGGAGAAGATCCGGAAGCCCTGCGTGAGCTCGTCCAACGTTATGAGGAGTATGATTTCTATGAGTGA
- a CDS encoding GNAT family N-acetyltransferase encodes MMQNQTEIGERLHRRTGRRIIHRRLDIQPAKRHEMVIAANILRSSADWYRPFLHEKDMAQHEVDESWGEREFARRQFYIGREGNAPVGIVSTQSVGDMFYIGYIYVYDHQTGKGFGPQLLNYVRDVARREGKRGMVLIAHPKAFWATRSYRRFGFECIASTRDEVLEWGGGWLKPYHEEGFELYQYLF; translated from the coding sequence ATGATGCAGAATCAAACGGAAATAGGGGAACGTCTACATCGAAGAACCGGTAGGAGAATTATTCATCGGCGGCTGGATATTCAGCCGGCCAAACGTCATGAGATGGTTATTGCTGCCAATATCCTCAGATCTTCTGCTGACTGGTATCGACCCTTTCTTCATGAGAAGGATATGGCACAGCATGAGGTGGATGAATCCTGGGGGGAACGGGAGTTTGCTCGGCGGCAGTTTTATATCGGGCGAGAAGGGAATGCGCCGGTCGGCATCGTATCTACCCAGTCAGTCGGAGACATGTTTTATATTGGGTACATCTATGTCTATGATCACCAGACCGGCAAAGGGTTTGGGCCTCAATTACTCAATTACGTCCGCGATGTGGCCCGGCGCGAGGGAAAACGTGGCATGGTGTTAATTGCCCATCCCAAGGCCTTTTGGGCCACGCGCTCCTATCGCCGTTTCGGTTTTGAATGTATTGCGTCCACTCGTGACGAAGTCTTAGAGTGGGGCGGCGGTTGGTTGAAGCCCTACCATGAAGAGGGTTTTGAGCTGTACCAATATCTGTTCTAA